One genomic window of Salvia miltiorrhiza cultivar Shanhuang (shh) chromosome 4, IMPLAD_Smil_shh, whole genome shotgun sequence includes the following:
- the LOC131021827 gene encoding UDP-N-acetylglucosamine transporter ROCK1 isoform X2: protein MAIGKLQPTKPGPINPNPNASTKVWLFSLLLTLQYGAQPLISKRFTSREVIVTSSVLACELVKVICALFLLAKDGSLRKVLKEWTLVGSLTASGLPAAIYALQNSLLQISYKNLDSLTFSMLNQTKLFFTAFFTYIILRQRQSIQQIGALFILIIAAVLLSIGEGSSKASSAKNPDEILFYGIVPVLVASVLSGLASALCQWASQVKKHASYLMTVEMSIIGSLCLLASAYKSPDGLAIRKLGFFHGWTPWTWFQ, encoded by the exons ATGGCGATCGGTAAGCTCCAGCCCACGAAGCCCGGCCCGATCAACCCCAATCCCAATGCCAGCACAAAGGTCTGGCTCTTCTCCTTGCTACTAACGCTGCAGTACGGTGCTCAGCCTCTCATCTCCAAACGTTTCACCAG CCGGGAAGTTATTGTGACTTCGTCAGTTTTGGCATGTGAGCTGGTAAAG GTGATTTGTGCTCTGTTTCTTTTGGCAAAAGATGGAAGTCTGAGAAAGGTATTGAAAGAGTGGACTTTGGTTGGCTCTTTAACTGCTTCAGGACTACCAGCAGCCATCTATGCCCTGCAAAACAGCTTGCTGCAGATCTCATATAAAAATCTCGATTCGCTCACGTTCTCAATGTTGAACCAGACAAAACTCTTTTTCACAGCATTTTTCACTTATATCATATTAAG GCAGAGGCAGTCCATTCAACAGATTGGGGCTTTATTCATATTGATAATTGCTGCTGTCCTTCTAAGCATCGGTGAAGGATCTAGCAAAGCATCTAGTGCTAAGAACCCTGATGAAATATTGTTCTATGGAATTGTTCCTGTGCTGGTGGCTTCTGTACTTTCTGGCCTGGCCTCTGCATTGTGTCAGTGGGCTTCTCAG GTTAAGAAACATGCATCTTACTTGATGACTGTGGAGATGTCCATTATTGGGAGCCTTTGTTTACTGGCCAGTGCTTACAAGTCTCCAGATGGTTTGGCTATCAGAAAGCTTGGCTTCTTTCATGGATGGACTCCTTGGACATGG